A genome region from Hymenobacter tibetensis includes the following:
- a CDS encoding SBBP repeat-containing protein → MKKLLLISLFLLTALLPGRAQTFQWNQQAGGPGADEGRSVAVDEQGNAYVTGVFRGTATFGTTPNQVSLVSTPPTSGTVATADVFLAKYAPSGTLLWARRGGGPGTEEANSVALDAQGGATVIGSFSGAATFQTGGPSTMPVLTSAGADDLFLVKYDATGALLWARSIGSASTSAESGYAVATDSVGNSYITGEFRDTPVFGGGTATLNSAGATDVVVAKYSPVGTLLWARRGGSSETDAGRAIAVDRTGACVVTGSFRGTATFEGAEGSIPVVIRARSGSAAAFVVKYDANGAPLWGRVGYGPGVVIGRGICTDRRKDIYLMTYFNDALTLTNTPTDSVQLATTANNRDVVVVKYSPQGTVLWTRPAGGPALDTGINIAADAQNNVYALSYFQQTISFPTGTSGGTPLTATAAGVSDAVVASYTAAGTLRWLRRLGGPADDLGYGVAPDAAGNLVLTGYFTGGPFTADGSLPLTSQPTNVRDVFVARLQNILAGTSSASAQLAADLSAWPNPAANQLTVQLNSRRPATAALFDGLGRQVQALHFLPEGNGQRAVVSLEGLAAGLYVVRVSSEMASASLRIVH, encoded by the coding sequence ATGAAGAAACTCCTACTCATTTCGCTGTTCTTACTTACTGCACTGCTTCCGGGCCGAGCCCAGACGTTTCAGTGGAACCAGCAAGCCGGCGGCCCCGGCGCCGATGAAGGCCGCAGCGTGGCCGTAGATGAGCAAGGCAACGCCTACGTAACCGGCGTGTTTCGGGGCACGGCCACGTTCGGTACCACGCCCAACCAAGTTAGCCTCGTCAGCACACCGCCCACCTCGGGCACGGTCGCCACGGCCGATGTATTTCTGGCGAAATACGCGCCGTCCGGAACGTTGCTGTGGGCACGGCGGGGCGGTGGTCCCGGTACCGAAGAGGCAAATAGCGTAGCCCTCGACGCGCAAGGTGGCGCCACTGTAATCGGCTCGTTTTCGGGCGCGGCTACCTTCCAAACCGGCGGCCCTAGCACTATGCCCGTGCTAACCAGTGCCGGCGCCGACGACTTGTTTCTGGTGAAATACGATGCAACTGGGGCATTGCTTTGGGCCCGCAGTATCGGTAGCGCCAGCACGTCAGCTGAAAGTGGCTATGCCGTTGCCACCGACTCCGTAGGCAATTCCTATATCACCGGCGAGTTTCGGGATACTCCTGTTTTCGGAGGCGGTACTGCCACCCTCAACAGCGCGGGCGCAACCGATGTAGTGGTAGCTAAATACAGTCCGGTGGGTACCTTGCTGTGGGCCCGGCGTGGTGGTAGCAGTGAAACTGATGCCGGCCGAGCCATTGCCGTAGACCGGACCGGCGCTTGCGTCGTGACGGGGTCGTTTAGGGGAACGGCCACGTTTGAAGGCGCGGAGGGTAGCATACCCGTTGTCATTCGAGCCCGCTCAGGGTCAGCGGCGGCGTTTGTGGTGAAGTATGATGCCAACGGCGCGCCACTTTGGGGCCGCGTAGGCTACGGCCCCGGGGTGGTTATCGGGCGCGGCATCTGCACCGACCGTCGCAAGGATATCTACCTGATGACGTACTTCAACGACGCGCTAACCCTCACCAACACGCCCACCGATTCGGTGCAACTTGCTACCACCGCCAACAACCGCGACGTGGTGGTGGTGAAATACTCGCCTCAAGGCACTGTTCTGTGGACGCGGCCCGCTGGTGGCCCAGCTCTCGACACCGGCATCAACATTGCGGCCGACGCACAAAATAATGTGTACGCGCTCAGCTACTTCCAGCAAACCATCAGCTTCCCAACCGGCACATCTGGTGGCACGCCCCTTACGGCCACGGCAGCCGGCGTTTCCGATGCCGTAGTGGCTTCCTATACGGCAGCCGGTACGTTGCGCTGGCTCCGGCGCCTGGGTGGCCCCGCCGACGACCTCGGCTATGGTGTCGCGCCCGATGCGGCTGGCAACCTCGTACTCACCGGCTACTTCACCGGCGGCCCCTTCACCGCGGATGGTAGCTTGCCGCTTACCTCGCAGCCCACCAACGTCCGCGACGTTTTTGTGGCTCGGCTTCAAAATATCTTGGCCGGCACCTCCTCTGCTTCGGCGCAGCTAGCCGCCGACCTGAGCGCCTGGCCTAACCCAGCAGCCAACCAGCTCACGGTGCAACTGAATTCGCGGCGGCCCGCTACCGCCGCTCTTTTTGATGGGTTGGGCCGCCAGGTGCAAGCCCTGCACTTCCTGCCAGAAGGCAATGGGCAGCGGGCCGTCGTATCGTTGGAGGGACTGGCAGCTGGGTTGTATGTGGTGCGCGTTAGCAGTGAAATGGCCAGTGCCAGCCTGCGCATTGTGCACTAG
- a CDS encoding SDR family oxidoreductase has translation MKILLTGANGYIGQRLLPLLVEAGHDVLCLVRDPRRFELPERLLSRVQIVQGDLLKPESLQDLPTDIDAAYYLVHSMSGNDKNFFQSEQRSAEHFGQYLDTTTARQVIYLSGIANDHDLSTHLRSRKAVEEVLSKCKAALTVLRASIIIGSGSASFEIIRDLVEKLPVMVTPRWLNSRCQPIGIRDVMYYLTHVLDNPACLNQSFDIGGPDVLTYREMLLKLASVRGYRRYIVTVPVLTPRLSSWWLFLVTRTTFSLAQSLVESLRNDTVTDPARSITRVLPHECMSYYAAVELAFQRIEQNEVISSWSDALSSGVMPRNYMDHIQIPQHGLLTDRQTLRFTRPPQEVLQNVWSIGGERGWYKVDWLWRVRGLMDKVAGGVGLRRGRRSPTSLRAGDPLDFWRVLVADRKSGRLLLYAEMKLPGEAWLQFRILPNADGSHTLEQLASFRPRGLAGRLYWYSLVPFHFIIFRGMIENIVQYGESTPLPQYATPASAN, from the coding sequence ATGAAAATCCTGCTCACTGGTGCCAACGGCTATATCGGCCAACGTCTGCTCCCCCTGCTAGTGGAAGCTGGCCACGATGTACTATGCCTCGTGCGCGACCCGCGCCGCTTCGAGCTACCCGAACGACTGCTTAGCCGCGTGCAGATAGTACAAGGCGACTTGCTGAAACCAGAGTCGCTGCAGGACTTACCCACCGACATCGACGCGGCGTATTATCTGGTACACTCCATGAGCGGCAACGACAAGAATTTTTTCCAGTCGGAGCAGCGTTCCGCCGAACACTTCGGGCAGTACCTTGACACCACCACGGCCCGCCAGGTTATCTACCTTTCCGGCATCGCCAATGACCACGACCTGAGCACGCACTTACGCTCGCGCAAAGCGGTGGAAGAGGTGCTAAGCAAATGCAAAGCGGCCCTCACCGTATTGCGGGCCAGCATTATTATTGGATCGGGGTCGGCCTCGTTCGAGATTATCCGGGATTTGGTGGAAAAGCTACCCGTGATGGTAACGCCACGGTGGCTGAACTCGCGCTGCCAGCCTATCGGCATCCGCGACGTGATGTACTACCTGACCCACGTGCTCGACAACCCGGCCTGCCTCAACCAATCCTTCGACATTGGGGGGCCCGATGTACTGACGTACCGCGAAATGCTGCTGAAACTGGCCAGTGTGCGGGGCTACCGGCGCTACATTGTGACGGTGCCCGTGCTTACGCCGCGGCTCTCGTCGTGGTGGCTGTTTCTGGTGACGCGCACCACGTTTTCACTGGCCCAGAGCTTGGTGGAAAGCCTGCGCAACGATACCGTAACCGATCCGGCGCGCAGTATAACCCGCGTGTTGCCCCACGAATGCATGAGCTACTATGCCGCCGTGGAGCTAGCGTTCCAGCGCATCGAGCAAAACGAAGTGATAAGCAGCTGGAGCGACGCACTCAGCAGCGGCGTGATGCCCCGCAACTACATGGACCACATCCAGATTCCGCAACACGGCCTGCTCACCGACCGCCAGACGCTGCGTTTCACGCGCCCACCCCAAGAGGTGCTGCAAAACGTGTGGAGCATCGGCGGAGAACGGGGCTGGTACAAAGTTGATTGGCTGTGGCGCGTACGGGGCCTCATGGATAAAGTGGCCGGTGGCGTAGGCTTGCGCCGAGGCCGCCGCTCCCCCACCAGCCTGCGCGCCGGCGACCCGCTCGACTTTTGGCGCGTGCTCGTTGCCGACCGGAAAAGCGGCCGCCTGTTGCTTTACGCCGAAATGAAACTCCCCGGCGAAGCGTGGTTGCAATTCCGCATTCTGCCCAACGCCGATGGGTCGCACACCCTGGAACAGTTGGCTTCCTTCCGCCCGCGGGGCCTGGCGGGCCGGCTCTACTGGTATTCCTTGGTGCCGTTCCACTTCATTATTTTCCGGGGCATGATCGAGAACATTGTGCAGTACGGCGAATCAACGCCGTTGCCACAATACGCCACCCCAGCCAGCGCCAACTGA
- the lysA gene encoding diaminopimelate decarboxylase, protein MSFQLSSALLSQPTPFYHYNLGLLDETLTALQQAAQPRNFQVHYALKANANLPVLERIKNRGLGADCVSGGEVQRALDAGFAPDHIVFAGVGKSDAEINLALAADIWCFNAESAEELAVLDALAGAQNRKARVALRVNPNVDAYTHPHITTGLAANKFGISLTDLPAVVAHLGSLPNLELVGLHAHIGSQITNLQVFAKLSERLNDLQTALTDQGHHLPHLNVGGGLGISYEQPDTHSIPDFEGYFSMFERHLIRRPGQQVHVELGRALVAQCGTLVSKVLYVKQSQQTNFAILDAGMTELMRPALYGSYHHIQNLSSQAPEQLYDVVGPICESSDTFRKAVLLPETQRGDLVAIRSAGAYGEVMSSGYNLREKAPAVYVGE, encoded by the coding sequence ATGTCTTTTCAACTTTCTTCCGCGCTGCTGTCGCAGCCCACCCCCTTCTACCACTACAACCTTGGCCTGCTCGACGAGACCCTGACAGCGTTGCAGCAAGCAGCACAACCCCGCAACTTCCAAGTGCACTACGCGCTGAAGGCCAACGCCAACCTACCCGTGCTGGAACGCATCAAAAACCGGGGCTTGGGTGCCGACTGCGTGAGCGGTGGCGAGGTGCAGCGGGCCCTAGATGCGGGCTTCGCCCCCGACCACATCGTGTTTGCGGGCGTGGGCAAGTCGGACGCGGAAATCAACCTGGCCCTGGCCGCCGACATCTGGTGCTTCAATGCCGAATCGGCGGAGGAACTGGCGGTGCTGGATGCGCTGGCTGGCGCCCAAAACCGCAAGGCACGGGTGGCGCTGCGGGTGAATCCTAACGTGGACGCTTATACGCACCCCCATATCACGACTGGCTTGGCGGCCAACAAATTTGGTATCAGCCTCACTGATCTGCCGGCGGTGGTAGCTCACCTGGGTTCCTTGCCGAATTTGGAGCTGGTTGGGCTGCATGCCCACATTGGTTCCCAAATTACTAACCTTCAGGTGTTTGCCAAACTCAGCGAGCGGCTCAACGACCTGCAAACCGCCCTCACCGACCAGGGCCACCACTTGCCTCACCTCAACGTGGGTGGCGGCCTCGGCATCAGCTACGAGCAGCCTGATACGCACTCGATTCCGGATTTTGAAGGGTACTTCTCGATGTTCGAGCGGCACCTTATCCGGCGGCCGGGCCAGCAGGTGCACGTAGAGTTGGGCCGGGCCTTGGTAGCGCAGTGCGGCACGTTGGTGAGCAAGGTGCTATACGTGAAGCAGAGCCAGCAAACCAATTTTGCCATCCTCGATGCTGGCATGACGGAACTGATGCGCCCAGCCCTGTATGGCAGCTACCACCACATTCAGAACCTCAGCAGCCAGGCCCCAGAACAGCTCTACGATGTGGTAGGTCCCATTTGCGAGTCGTCGGACACGTTTCGTAAAGCCGTGCTTCTACCCGAAACGCAGCGCGGCGACTTGGTCGCTATCCGCTCGGCGGGAGCGTATGGAGAAGTGATGTCGTCGGGGTACAACTTGCGCGAGAAAGCACCCGCCGTGTACGTAGGCGAATAA
- a CDS encoding aspartate kinase, whose translation MKILKFGGTSVGSAQRMREVAKLIDLPEQPRIVVLSAMSGTTNTLVGIARLLYDGDQTAATSRIEIMRQDYHMIARELFADEALATVAIKKLDGIFRAIFDLMRQPLSASGERVILAQGELLSTYLFHQYLTSVLQYDAVLLPALDFMRIDQDDEPDTAYIQEHLTAQLTQHESKKLFVTQGYICRNAQGFIDNLKRGGSDYSASLIGAAVDATEIQIWTDIDGLHNNDPRIVQDTYPLRELSFDEAAELAYFGAKILHPSSVLPARLHGIPVRLLNTMQPEAPGTLISSKTGNEAIKAVAAKDGITAINVKSSRMLLAHGFLRNLFEIFERYRTSIDMITTSEVAVSLTIDDTTRLPQILDELRRFGTVEVDEQQTIICLVGNLVQAHHGAAQRAFEALKDIPLRMISYGGSPNNISILVHTSDKVQTLQALNRGLFRPHAFTSSPKGESELVG comes from the coding sequence ATGAAAATCCTCAAGTTTGGCGGCACGTCCGTCGGGTCGGCGCAACGGATGCGCGAAGTGGCCAAGTTGATTGACCTCCCGGAACAGCCACGCATTGTGGTGCTGTCGGCCATGAGCGGCACCACCAACACCCTGGTTGGTATCGCGCGCCTCCTCTACGACGGCGACCAGACGGCCGCCACGTCGCGCATTGAAATCATGCGCCAAGACTACCACATGATAGCCCGCGAGTTATTTGCTGACGAGGCCTTGGCAACAGTGGCTATCAAAAAGCTGGACGGTATCTTTCGTGCCATCTTCGACCTCATGCGGCAGCCGCTGTCGGCTTCTGGTGAGCGGGTGATTCTGGCCCAGGGCGAGCTACTGAGCACCTACCTGTTTCATCAGTATCTGACCAGCGTTTTGCAGTACGATGCCGTGCTGCTGCCTGCCTTAGACTTCATGCGCATCGACCAGGACGATGAGCCCGACACTGCCTATATCCAGGAGCATTTGACCGCCCAGTTGACGCAGCATGAAAGCAAAAAGCTGTTTGTCACGCAGGGCTACATCTGCCGCAATGCGCAGGGCTTCATCGACAACCTCAAGCGTGGGGGCTCCGATTACTCGGCCTCGCTTATCGGGGCGGCCGTGGATGCCACGGAAATTCAAATCTGGACCGACATTGACGGCTTGCACAACAACGACCCGCGCATCGTTCAAGACACATATCCGTTGCGCGAATTGTCGTTTGACGAGGCCGCGGAACTGGCATATTTTGGAGCTAAGATTCTGCACCCAAGCTCGGTACTTCCGGCCCGGTTGCACGGCATCCCAGTGCGGCTGCTGAACACCATGCAGCCGGAGGCCCCCGGTACGCTCATTTCCAGCAAAACCGGCAACGAAGCCATCAAGGCGGTAGCAGCCAAAGACGGTATTACGGCTATCAATGTGAAGTCGAGCAGGATGCTGCTGGCGCATGGTTTCCTGCGCAACTTGTTCGAGATATTCGAGCGGTACCGCACTTCCATTGACATGATTACCACGTCGGAAGTAGCCGTATCCCTTACCATCGACGACACCACCCGCCTGCCCCAAATCCTGGACGAGCTGCGCCGCTTTGGCACCGTGGAAGTAGACGAGCAGCAAACCATCATTTGTCTGGTAGGCAATTTGGTGCAGGCCCACCACGGGGCGGCACAACGAGCGTTTGAGGCACTGAAAGATATTCCGCTGCGCATGATTTCCTACGGCGGCTCCCCCAACAACATCAGCATCCTGGTGCATACCTCCGACAAAGTGCAGACCTTGCAAGCGCTGAACAGGGGTCTGTTTCGGCCGCACGCCTTCACCTCCTCTCCCAAGGGAGAATCTGAATTGGTAGGCTAA
- a CDS encoding slipin family protein, whose amino-acid sequence MPVLTVVLLLVGFLLLGIRIAQEYERAIVFRLGRFTGVRGPGLYWIIPFIERRVTIDIRTKTVDLEQQETITKDSVTIKVNAVLWFRVVDPAGAIIKVANFNQAVYQLAVTALRNIIGQHQLDEVLRGRQQINASLLQLVDAATEPWGVKIELVEIKDVEIPESMQRAMAREAEAVREKRARIIKAEAELEASIKLTQGAQQMENSPMALELRRMQMISEIGIDNSTTTVVLIPSEFSHAAKSLTALAAQHTTNQ is encoded by the coding sequence ATGCCTGTACTTACGGTTGTCTTGCTTCTTGTTGGTTTTTTATTGCTCGGTATCCGCATTGCGCAGGAATACGAGCGGGCCATTGTGTTTCGGCTGGGCCGGTTTACGGGGGTGCGCGGGCCGGGCTTGTACTGGATCATCCCTTTCATCGAGCGGCGCGTCACTATTGACATCCGCACCAAAACCGTGGACCTGGAGCAGCAGGAAACTATCACCAAAGACAGCGTCACCATCAAGGTGAATGCGGTGCTGTGGTTCCGGGTAGTTGATCCGGCTGGGGCTATTATCAAAGTAGCCAACTTCAACCAAGCCGTGTACCAGTTGGCCGTTACGGCGTTGCGCAACATCATTGGGCAGCACCAACTGGATGAAGTACTGCGTGGCCGCCAGCAAATCAATGCGTCTTTGCTGCAACTCGTAGATGCGGCCACCGAGCCGTGGGGCGTCAAGATTGAGCTGGTGGAAATCAAGGATGTCGAGATTCCCGAGTCGATGCAGCGGGCTATGGCGCGCGAAGCGGAGGCAGTACGCGAGAAACGAGCCCGCATCATCAAGGCAGAAGCCGAGTTGGAAGCCAGCATCAAGCTCACGCAGGGGGCGCAGCAAATGGAAAACAGCCCCATGGCCTTGGAACTGCGCCGGATGCAGATGATATCCGAAATCGGCATCGACAACAGCACAACTACCGTGGTTTTGATTCCGTCGGAATTCAGCCATGCGGCCAAAAGCCTCACTGCCCTGGCAGCACAACACACAACGAATCAGTAA
- a CDS encoding RagB/SusD family nutrient uptake outer membrane protein, with protein sequence MKITRTVRIASLTVLMGLGLGSCKDYLEEELVSTLTNDYFSTEQGLEDLVKSSYEQTRYKFALEHSFAMFNYGVDEMTSADQINVEWWNRYDNRLNASDGFVDGVWTADYDGINRCNIGIARIPGIQGTTTLRTEAQKTQRLAELRFLRAYYYFQLVQQYGAIPLLLEPTEGVKLEFTRTPVPEVYRAIVADLKFASDNLAPTTADFGRATKNAAMHYLAKVYLTRGSAVTDVRGQKPTDMDSAAYYAEQVITSNRNPLAANYADLFDVANSPTTPFSVANPATYANSVAAQTNREVLFSAQFNNIVTLSGRFGNRVHSYFTLQYDNEPGMTRDILNDRPFRRVMPTNYAMDIFDRRNDSRFYKMMKTAWIANNTSPSGYPRWTAADAPTPALVNQPKFAINDTAFYVIVNTRENPIPQAQINRSRYKIFARYVRNAAGNVVTGAYDPTGTLAVRNKFPQLIKYTDPYRPSAAEEAGTKDGLLARTGETYLIAAEAYGRKNNYTKALEYVNALRQRAAYKAGEVKPSVNWRVEGGTRGDVTSTYPTLMARLTNFTTNDPKELYPASVTTTEQRFIHFILNERTRELLGELHRWEDLARTETLQLRAPLFNPDAAGVTDPKFKLRPIPQTHLERIFRNGQPLTAQERAEEQNPGY encoded by the coding sequence ATGAAAATCACCCGTACCGTACGCATTGCCTCCCTGACCGTCTTGATGGGACTTGGGTTGGGCTCGTGCAAAGACTATCTAGAAGAAGAACTGGTTTCCACGCTTACCAACGACTACTTCAGCACCGAGCAGGGCTTGGAGGATTTGGTGAAATCCAGCTACGAGCAAACTCGCTACAAATTTGCTCTTGAGCACTCGTTCGCTATGTTCAACTACGGCGTCGATGAGATGACCAGCGCCGACCAGATCAACGTCGAGTGGTGGAACCGTTACGACAACCGCCTCAATGCCTCTGATGGGTTCGTAGATGGGGTGTGGACGGCCGACTACGACGGTATCAACCGCTGCAACATCGGTATTGCCCGCATTCCCGGCATCCAAGGCACCACTACGCTCCGCACAGAAGCGCAGAAAACCCAACGCCTAGCCGAGCTGCGTTTCCTGCGGGCGTACTACTACTTCCAATTGGTGCAGCAGTATGGCGCCATTCCGCTGCTACTGGAACCCACCGAGGGCGTAAAGTTGGAGTTCACCCGCACGCCCGTACCTGAGGTATATCGCGCTATTGTAGCTGACCTGAAATTTGCGTCAGACAACTTAGCGCCGACCACCGCAGATTTCGGCCGGGCCACCAAGAACGCGGCCATGCACTACTTGGCTAAGGTGTACCTGACGCGTGGCAGTGCTGTGACGGACGTGCGCGGCCAGAAGCCTACCGACATGGACAGCGCCGCTTACTACGCCGAACAGGTCATCACCTCGAACCGCAACCCGCTAGCGGCTAACTATGCCGATCTGTTCGATGTAGCTAACTCTCCCACTACTCCCTTTTCCGTTGCTAACCCTGCTACTTATGCCAACAGCGTAGCAGCGCAAACCAACCGCGAAGTCCTCTTTTCGGCGCAGTTCAACAACATCGTCACGCTTTCGGGCCGCTTCGGCAACCGGGTACACTCCTACTTCACGTTGCAGTACGACAACGAGCCCGGTATGACCCGTGACATTCTCAATGACCGTCCTTTCCGCCGCGTGATGCCCACCAATTACGCCATGGACATCTTCGACCGGCGCAACGATTCGCGCTTCTATAAGATGATGAAAACGGCTTGGATTGCCAACAACACCAGCCCCTCTGGCTACCCCCGCTGGACGGCCGCCGACGCTCCGACGCCAGCCCTGGTAAATCAGCCGAAGTTCGCTATCAACGACACGGCCTTCTACGTCATCGTCAATACCCGCGAAAACCCGATTCCACAGGCGCAAATCAACCGCTCCCGCTACAAAATTTTTGCCCGCTACGTGCGCAACGCCGCTGGCAACGTGGTGACGGGAGCCTACGACCCAACCGGCACACTAGCCGTGCGCAACAAGTTTCCGCAGCTCATCAAGTACACCGACCCCTACCGGCCTAGTGCCGCCGAGGAAGCCGGTACCAAGGACGGTCTGCTGGCTCGTACCGGCGAAACGTACCTGATTGCAGCGGAAGCATACGGCCGCAAAAACAACTACACCAAGGCCCTGGAATATGTAAATGCGCTACGGCAGCGGGCCGCTTACAAAGCAGGTGAAGTGAAGCCTTCGGTGAACTGGCGCGTCGAGGGTGGCACGCGCGGCGACGTAACCAGCACGTATCCAACCCTGATGGCTCGGCTGACCAACTTCACTACCAACGACCCCAAAGAACTCTATCCGGCGTCGGTTACGACCACCGAGCAGCGCTTCATTCACTTCATTTTGAATGAGCGCACCCGCGAGTTGCTGGGCGAGTTGCACCGCTGGGAAGACTTGGCTCGTACCGAAACATTGCAATTGCGTGCGCCGCTCTTCAACCCCGATGCAGCAGGCGTTACCGATCCTAAATTCAAGCTGCGGCCCATCCCACAGACTCACTTGGAGCGCATCTTCCGCAACGGCCAGCCGCTAACCGCTCAAGAGCGGGCAGAGGAGCAAAACCCGGGGTATTAA